CTGAAAGGTATATAGAGGAGTATCTAAAGGACTCGAGAGCACTGAATGTAAACGAGGAGGACACAAAGCATCCAAAGGCTACAGAGCATATAGACGACATCGTAGAGTATGTCAAAGCGCTTATAGAAAAGGGATACGCATACGAGAGCCATGGAGATGTGTACTTCGAAGTGGCCAAGGTGGAGGACTACGGAAAGCTGTCCAAGAAAAAGCTGGAAGACCTTATCACGGGGGCCAGAGTTTCTGTGAGCGATATAAAGAAGAGCCCTGCCGACTTTGCGCTCTGGAAAAAGGCCAAGGTCGGTGAGCCAGCATGGGAGAGCCCTTGGGGGCTTGGAAGACCGGGCTGGCATATAGAGTGCTCTGTGATGTCCCAGAAATACCTTGGAGAGACTATGGACATACACGCCGGTGGAGAGGACCTTCAGTTTCCACACCACGAAAACGAGATAGCGCAGAGCGAAAGTCTAACAGGGAAGCCGTTCGCAAACTACTGGCTTCACAACGGGATGATAAACGTGAACAACGAGAAGATGTCCAAGTCGAAGGGCAATTTCTTCACAGTAAGGGAGATATCCGAGGAATTCCATCTTGAGATACTCAGGTTCTTCTTGCTCACAGCTCACTACAGAAAGCCTATAAACTTCAGCAGAGACAATATGGAGCAGGCCAAGAGAGGGCTTGAGAGAATCTACAAGTCGAAAGAGAGACTAGAGGAGCTGCTGGAGTCTGCTAAAGGGTCTGAAATCTCCGAGAAAGACGCAGAGGCCCTAGCTGAGGTGGAGAAGTACAGAGTAGAGTTCGAGCAGAGCATGGAAGACGACATAAATACGGCAGACGCCATCTCGGCCATATTCGAGATGGTGAAGGTCATAAACACCAGCTTAGATGAAAATAGCTCTAGAAAGGCTTTAGAGGAAGTGAAGTCGACTCTATGCGAGCTTGGAGAAGTTATAGGCATATTCCGCATGGAAAAAGAGAGCCTCGAAGGTGAAATAGAGAAGCTTATAGAGCAGAGAAACAAGGCTAGAGCGGAAAAAGACTTCGCCACTGCCGACAGGATAAGAGACGAGCTTTTAAACGATGGGATAGTGCTTGAAGACACTCCGCACGGCGTAAAGTGGAGGAGAGTCTAAGCGATATGGATATGGGAAAAAAAGAAGGCGGATTATTTAGAGACTG
This is a stretch of genomic DNA from Andreesenia angusta. It encodes these proteins:
- the cysS gene encoding cysteine--tRNA ligase, with product MKLYNSIKRAKEEFVPIDSDEIKMYVCGPTVYNYIHVGNARPLVVFDTLRRYLNYKGQKVNYVVNFTDIDDKLINKAKEENTTVSELAERYIEEYLKDSRALNVNEEDTKHPKATEHIDDIVEYVKALIEKGYAYESHGDVYFEVAKVEDYGKLSKKKLEDLITGARVSVSDIKKSPADFALWKKAKVGEPAWESPWGLGRPGWHIECSVMSQKYLGETMDIHAGGEDLQFPHHENEIAQSESLTGKPFANYWLHNGMINVNNEKMSKSKGNFFTVREISEEFHLEILRFFLLTAHYRKPINFSRDNMEQAKRGLERIYKSKERLEELLESAKGSEISEKDAEALAEVEKYRVEFEQSMEDDINTADAISAIFEMVKVINTSLDENSSRKALEEVKSTLCELGEVIGIFRMEKESLEGEIEKLIEQRNKARAEKDFATADRIRDELLNDGIVLEDTPHGVKWRRV